The nucleotide window TTGATCGGGTTCACGACCAGGTCGTTGTCGCGGCTGTGGATGCCGATGATCATGCCTTCATACAGCGCATCGCCCGGCTTGACGAACATGCGGCCGCGGTCCTGCAGCTTCCACAGCGCGTAGGCCACGGCATCGCCGTCGTCCTGCGAGATCAGCACGCCGTTGTGGCGCTCGCCCAGGCCGCCTTCGCGCACCGGTGCGTAGTCGTCGAAGATATGGCTGATCAGGCCGGTGCCGCGCGTCAGCGTCAGGAATTCGCCCTGGAAGCCGATCAGGCCGCGGGCCGGGATGCGGTATTCCAGGCGGGTGCGGCCCTTGCCGTCCGACGCCATGTCGAGCAGCTCGCCCTTGCGGCGGCCCAGCTCTTCCATCACGCCGCCCTGGTGGCCGTCTTCGACGTCCACGGTCAGCAGCTCATACGGCTCGCACTTGACGCCGTCGATTTCCTTGAACACCACGCGCGGACGCGACACGGCCAGCTCGTAGCCCTCGCGGCGCATGTTTTCCAGCAGGATGGTCAGGTGCAGTTCGCCGCGGCCCGACACCTCGAAGATGGTGTCGTCGCCGGTATCGGCCACGCGCAGCGCCACGTTGGACTTCAGCTCGCGATCCAGGCGCTCGCGCAGCTGGCGGCTGGTGACGAACTTGCCTTCGCGGCCGGCCAGCGGCGAGGTGTTGACGCAGAAGTTCATGGTCAGCGTCGGCTCGTCGACCTTCAGCATCGGCAGCGCGTCCTGGGCTTCCGGCGCGCACACGGTGCAGCCGATCCCCAGTTCTTCGATGCCGTTGATCAGCACGATGTCGCCGGCCTCGGCTTCCTGCACGATCTCGCGCTCCAGGCCCTGGAACTTCAGCACCTGGTTGATGCGGCCCTTGATCGGGTTGCCTTCGGGGCCGAACTTGACCACCACGTCCTGCAGCGGGCGGGCGCGGCCGCGCGAAATGCGGCCCACGCCGATCTTGCCGACGTAGCTGGAGTAGTCCAGCGAGATGATCTGCAGCTGCAGCGGGCCGTCGCGGTCGTCGTCACGCACCGGCACCTTGTCCAGCACGGTCTCGAACAGCGGCTTCATGTCGCCGTCGCGCACGTCTTCGGTCAGGCCGGCAAAGCCGTTCAGGCCCGAGGCGTAGATCACCGGGAAGTCGAGCTGCTCGTCGGTCGCGCCCAGCTTGTCGAACAGGTCGAAGGTCTGGTTGATGACCCAGTCCGGGCGCGCGCCCGGGCGGTCGATCTTGTTGACCACCACGATCGGCTTCAGGCCCAGCGCCAGCGCCTTGCGCGTGACGAAGCGGGTCTGCGGCATCGGGCCTTCGACCGCATCGACCAGCAGCAGCACGCCGTCGACCATCGACAGCACGCGCTCCACTTCACCGCCGAAGTCGGCGTGGCCCGGGGTGTCGACGATATTGATATGGGTGCCGTTGTACTCGACGGCACAGTTCTTCGCGAGAATCGTGATCCCGCGTTCCTTTTCCAGGTCGTTCGAGTCCATCACCCGTTCGGCGACTTGCTGGTTGTCGCGGAAGGTGCCTGCCTGGCGCAGGAGCTGGTCGACCAGGGTGGTCTTGCCATGATCGACGTGGGCGATGATGGCGATGTTTCGGATGGCGCGGGTCATTGCTGCGTCTCGCTTGGAGAATCTGAGGTAACCCGACATTCTAGCATGTTGCGGCGCAAGATGCGTTGACCGGAACCGCCGCAGGCATAGGGAAAATCATTGCAGATTCCGCAATAACAAATTTCCGTTCTTGCGGATCGTTAAACGTGAGCATATATTTGCCTCAGCAAAGATTGCAAAGGCAAAGATGTCACGACCACCCGCTTCCGTTCCGCCCGCTCCTGCGGCCGGTTCGTTCGATCCCGCCGAGTACCAGATGTGCGACAGCGTCGGCTACCTGATGCAGCGCGCCAAGAACATGCTGGCGCACGGCGTCGAGCAGGAGGTCGGCAGCCTGGACATCACGCAGGCCCAGGCCAGCTGCCTGATGATGCTCGCGACCGGGCGCGCGTCGACCGTCACCGATCTCGGCCGCGAACTGAATACCGACATGGGTTCGGTCACCCGGCTGCTCAGCCGCATGGAAAAACGCGGCCTGATCGAGCGCCGGCGCCGCGATGCCGACCGTCGCGTGGTCGACCTGTCGGTGACGCCGCAGGGCCAGGAACTGGTGCAGCAACTGCCCGCCATCTTCTGCAAGGTCCTCGCGCACCACTTCCGTGGCTTTTCCGAGGACGAGATCCAGCTGCTGCGCAGCATGCTGCGGCGGGTCATCGACAACAACAGCGGGTAGCGGGCAGCGCGCCGGCCTTCCGGCACGCCAGATCGTCAGGCCTGGCCAGGCCAGCCCGACACCGTACCAGCCCGTAGAAACCGTATGGCTCCGGCCACGGAGCAACACCATGAAACCAGTTCTGTCTTTCCGATTTTCCCAGCCTGCCAGCTCCCGCGAACTGGCGCGCCGTGCCGGCACGCTGGCGCTGACCGCGATCGCTGCCGCGGTGCTGGCCGGCTGCGCCGCGCTCGGCAATTCGCACAGCACGCAGACCATGGCGGATCCGGCCGCGATGGCCACCGCGCAAACCCTGCCCGACGAACACGGCCAGTGGCCGTCGCAGGACTGGGTCAGCCAGTTCCGGGACCCGCAGCTGAACGCGCTGGTCGACGAGGCAATCCAGGACAGCCCAAACCTGCAGGCGGCGTTTGCCCGCGTGGAGGCCTCGCGCGCCATGGCCGAGGCCACGCGCAGCGCGCTGTATCCGCACCTGGAGTTCGAAGGCAGCCTGCTGCGCCAGCGCTTCTCCAACAACGACCTGTTCGAGGGCACGCCGCTGGCGGGCTCGTGGCAGAACCAGTCGCGCCTGCAGGTGGGCCTGTCCTACGACTTCGACTTCTGGGGCAAGAACCGCGACGCGCTCGAGGCCGCGCTGTCCGACGACCGCGCCGCCGAGGCCGAAAGCCAGGCCGCGCGCCTGATCCTGGCGACGTCGATCTCGCGCAACTACGCGCGGCTGGCCGCGCTGTATGCGCAGCGCGACGTGGCCGAGCGCGCCATCGCCCAGCGCCGCGACCTGACCGAGCTGTCGCGCCAGCGCCTGGCCGCCGGCCTGGACACCCAGGTGGAAACCACCCAGGCGCGCGGCACGGTGGCGGCTTCGCAGACCGACCTGCAGCGCGTCGATGAAGAGATCGCGCTGGCCCGCAACCAGCTGGCGGCGCTGCTCGGCAAGGGCCCGGACCGCGGCCTGCAGATCCAGCGCCCGGTGCTGCTGGCGCAGGCCACGCCGACGCTGCCCGACAACCTGACCATCGGCCTGCTGGGCCGCCGGCCCGACCTGGTCGCGGCGCGCTGGCGCGTCGAGGCCGCGTCGAAGGACATCAACGTCGCCAAGAAGGAATTCCTGCCCGACGTCAGCCTGAGCGCGTTTGCGGGCCTGGCCGCGCTGGACCCGTCCAAGCTGCTGATGGGCATCAGCCGCACCTTCGGCATCGGCCCGACCATCCGGCTGCCGATCTTCGAAGGCGGCAAGCTGCGCGCCAACCTGAAGGGCAAGTACGCCGGCTACGACATCGCCGTGGCCAACTACAACCAGGCGCTGGTCGATGCGCTGCGCGAGACCGCCGACACCATGACCAGCATCCGCAGCGTCGACAAGCAGATCCAGACCCAGCGCGAAGCCCTGGACCTGGCCGAACACGCCTACGCGCTGGCCACCACGCGCTACAAGGCCGGGCTGGGCA belongs to Cupriavidus taiwanensis and includes:
- the typA gene encoding translational GTPase TypA — protein: MTRAIRNIAIIAHVDHGKTTLVDQLLRQAGTFRDNQQVAERVMDSNDLEKERGITILAKNCAVEYNGTHINIVDTPGHADFGGEVERVLSMVDGVLLLVDAVEGPMPQTRFVTRKALALGLKPIVVVNKIDRPGARPDWVINQTFDLFDKLGATDEQLDFPVIYASGLNGFAGLTEDVRDGDMKPLFETVLDKVPVRDDDRDGPLQLQIISLDYSSYVGKIGVGRISRGRARPLQDVVVKFGPEGNPIKGRINQVLKFQGLEREIVQEAEAGDIVLINGIEELGIGCTVCAPEAQDALPMLKVDEPTLTMNFCVNTSPLAGREGKFVTSRQLRERLDRELKSNVALRVADTGDDTIFEVSGRGELHLTILLENMRREGYELAVSRPRVVFKEIDGVKCEPYELLTVDVEDGHQGGVMEELGRRKGELLDMASDGKGRTRLEYRIPARGLIGFQGEFLTLTRGTGLISHIFDDYAPVREGGLGERHNGVLISQDDGDAVAYALWKLQDRGRMFVKPGDALYEGMIIGIHSRDNDLVVNPIKGKQLTNVRASGTDEAVRLVPPIQMSLEYAVEFIADDELVELTPKSIRLRKRHLKEHERKRAAREGA
- a CDS encoding MarR family winged helix-turn-helix transcriptional regulator — its product is MSRPPASVPPAPAAGSFDPAEYQMCDSVGYLMQRAKNMLAHGVEQEVGSLDITQAQASCLMMLATGRASTVTDLGRELNTDMGSVTRLLSRMEKRGLIERRRRDADRRVVDLSVTPQGQELVQQLPAIFCKVLAHHFRGFSEDEIQLLRSMLRRVIDNNSG
- a CDS encoding AdeC/AdeK/OprM family multidrug efflux complex outer membrane factor — encoded protein: MKPVLSFRFSQPASSRELARRAGTLALTAIAAAVLAGCAALGNSHSTQTMADPAAMATAQTLPDEHGQWPSQDWVSQFRDPQLNALVDEAIQDSPNLQAAFARVEASRAMAEATRSALYPHLEFEGSLLRQRFSNNDLFEGTPLAGSWQNQSRLQVGLSYDFDFWGKNRDALEAALSDDRAAEAESQAARLILATSISRNYARLAALYAQRDVAERAIAQRRDLTELSRQRLAAGLDTQVETTQARGTVAASQTDLQRVDEEIALARNQLAALLGKGPDRGLQIQRPVLLAQATPTLPDNLTIGLLGRRPDLVAARWRVEAASKDINVAKKEFLPDVSLSAFAGLAALDPSKLLMGISRTFGIGPTIRLPIFEGGKLRANLKGKYAGYDIAVANYNQALVDALRETADTMTSIRSVDKQIQTQREALDLAEHAYALATTRYKAGLGTQLTVLNAESNVLQQRRLATDLQARRLDLQMGLMKALGGGYQEPAEGHDSVAHGQAQQPANPQAGARG